One region of Armigeres subalbatus isolate Guangzhou_Male chromosome 3, GZ_Asu_2, whole genome shotgun sequence genomic DNA includes:
- the LOC134220571 gene encoding charged multivesicular body protein 7, with the protein MARKSFAPNTQPLFALEESFYPDAWRDDSRMGVLLSEFRTRSVNPENYDSKMRFWKELIAKYCEHKGSGSVSIVELKRVFRRKGTSPYCLPAVFEDMVKDGLLQAKNEFSKAPQESWGGWALDALVKRPLGWGFGAVKDRLVGNVLDESAEFVCNDVIKMQSDTIEKLIQKENKHNMLLSKSALLDLIKDLNIQNDGLDLVLQHLQRRQRIVMEKLPSEMEHEKKILVKFAAPGVQAQPITDIERSIYNLEQTEHELMKVIDKLEQNISDAMVIVKENLRQGKKQLAKSNLKKKHLLEKNLEKKMNVLDNVQNMMARIHDSQSDRHVIDAYKIGSNALKNAFADTGITLDSVDDTLAEMKEIMEQQDEMQAMIGAQQSTDVDDLELEQELSDLLDMSLAANNVTITPPSAPTVNGPAAPPPAGQPTLAQLNEFDKEIEKRLAALRMDVSSTPSDTSIIGDTPARPRVAEQ; encoded by the exons ATGGCTCGTAAATCGTTTGCTCCCAACACTCAGCCACTGTTTGCTTTGGAGGAATCGTTCTACCCAGATGCCTGGCGAGATGACTCACGAATGGGTGTACTGCTGTCCGAATTCCGAACCCGGTCAGTCAACCCGGAGAACTACGATTCCAAAATGAGATTCTGGAAAGAGCTGATAGCAAAATATTGCGAGCATAAGGGTTCCGGATCGGTTTCCATCGTAGAGCTGAAGCGAGTTTTTCGTCGGAAGGGAACGAGCCCATACTGCCTACCAGCGGTTTTCGAGGACATGGTGAAAGATGGATTGTTGCAGGCGAAAAACGAGTTCTCCAAGGCGCCTCAGGAGAGCTGGGGCGGATGGGCGTTAGATGCTCTGGTGAAGCGGCCCCTAGGGTGGGGATTCGGTGCTGTAAAAGACCGGCTGGTGGGAAACGTGCTGGATGAAAGCGCGGAATTCGTTTGCAACGACGTAATTAAG ATGCAATCTGATACGATAGAAAAATTGATACAGAAGGAAAACAAGCACAACATGCTGTTATCGAAAAGCGCTCTCTTGGACCTAATCAAAGATCTTAATATCCAGAACGATGGACTGGATCTGGTACTTCAGCACTTACAGCGTCGACAGCGTATTGTTATGGAAAAACTGCCATCCGAAATGGAGCACGAGAAAAAGATCCTGGTGAAATTTGCCGCACCCGGAGTGCAGGCCCAACCCATAACCGATATCGAACGGTCCATCTACAATTTGGAACAAACCGAGCACGAACTGATGAAAGTGATTGACAAGCTGGAGCAAAACATTTCCGACGCGATGGTAATAGTAAAGGAGAACCTCCGGCAGGGCAAGAAACAGTTGGCCAAATCAAACTTGAAGAAAAAACACTTGCTCGAGAAAAACCTGGAAAAGAAAATGAACGTACTGGATAACGTTCAAAACATGATGGCGCGTATTCACGATTCGCAGAGCGATCGGCATGTCATTGACGCGTATAAGATTGGTTCGAACGCTTTGAAGAACGCATTTGCCGACACTGGTATTACGTTGGACAGTGTGGACGACACCTTGGCGGAGATGAAGGAG ATCATGGAACAACAGGACGAAATGCAAGCAATGATCGGTGCTCAACAAAGTACAGATGTCGACGATCTAGAGCTGGAACAGGAACTGTCCGACCTACTCGACATGAGTTTGGCTGCAAACAATGTAACAATCACACCGCCAAGTGCTCCCACTGTGAACGGACCAGCAGCGCCACCGCCCGCCGGTCAACCCACTCTTGCACAACTGAACGAGTTTGACAAGGAAATCGAAAAACGACTGGCTGCTCTGAGAATGGACGTTTCTTCAACGCCATCAGACACGTCAATCATTGGTGATACACCGGCTCGGCCCAGAGTAGCGGAACAATAA
- the LOC134225049 gene encoding insulin-degrading enzyme isoform X1 — MYQQLCRRVSWTTVREGNSLSSRHSLIIRTSRRFVHNSSSKASNRANQTESIMETTLANNAPLPKLSSIGTVAMGASKLTRFDNITKSQQDSRNYRGLQLENGLKVLLISDPSTDKSAAALSVEVGHLSDPDEIPGLAHFCEHMLFLGTKKYLNENDYMSFLSENGGSSNAATYADTTKYYFDVVPDKLPEALDRFSQFFIAPLFTESATEREINAVHSEHEKNLSTDVWRIRQVNKSLCDPKHPYNKFGTGSKKTLLEDPKLNNINIREELMKFHAKWYSANIMSLAVFGKESLDELEGMVVGMFSEIENKNVTSPQWKDLPFREDQLATRAMIVPVKDSRSLTITFQTEDLERHYRAGPEHYVSHLIGHEGVGSILSELKAKGWCNNLVGGYSTVGRGFGFFEVMVDLTQDGFEHVDDIVKIIFQYINMLKKEGPKRWIFEEYCDLCEMQFRFKDKENPLSLVSSVVHSMQSYPLKEVLAAPYLISEWRPDLIEDLWNKFYPKNARITVVGQKCEAKTNCEEEWYGTKYCTEKIDASVLEEWARNDVNSNLHLPERNPFIPTNFDLMPVDADIQSTPVIIHNTPMMRVWFKQDVEFLKPKTLMSLDFCSPIVYSDPLNCNLTHMFVQLFKDHLNEYLYAADLAGLRLIVANTTYGVSVSIGGYSHKQHILLEKVLEDMYNFKIDEKRFDILKEQYIRNLKNYQADQPYQHAVYYLALLLTEQAWSKQELIDASELLTVDRLRCFIDELLSRMHVECFIYGNVNKEKALEISGKVEDKLKNTDASVLPLLARQLMLKREYKLNNDENTLFEINNEFHKSSCAELYLQCGMQSDQSNVYVDLVTQILSEPCYNQLRTKEQLGYIVFCGSRKSNGVQGIRVIVQSANHPAFVEERIEHFLNGMVDYLEKMTDEEFKRHKEALAAMKLEKPKRLSTQFSRFWNEISLQQYHFNRAQVEVAFLQTLTKQQIVDYYKEYIVMGASQRRSLSIHVLSTAEGGAGHKEAPTDVAKQSSDDASAQKDFVKVSDLAGFKSTRALYPMVQPYIDIKPKGSKCKL, encoded by the exons ATGTATCAACAACTTTGCCGTCGCGTCTCATGGACTACCGTACGCGAGGGTAATTCGCTCTCATCAAG ACATTCGTTAATCATTAGAACATCGAGAAGATTTGTGCACAACAGTAGCAGCAAGGCTAGCAACAGAGCCAATCAAACCGAAAGTATCATGGAGACAACCCTGGCGAACAACGCACCACTGCCCAAGCTGTCGTCGATCGGGACAGTCGCGATGGGAGCGAGCAAGCTGACTCGATTTGACAACATAACCAAGTCGCAGCAGGACAGTCGCAACTACCGCGGTCTGCAGCTCGAGAATGGGCTGAAGGTCTTGTTGATTTCCGATCCATCTACGGACAAATCGGCCGCAGCGCTATCTGTGGAGGTTGGCCATCTGAGCGACCCGGACGAAATTCCCGGATTGGCCCATTTTTGCGAACACATGCTCTTTTTGGGGACGAAAAAGTATCTGAACGAGAACGATTACATGTCGTTTTTGTCGGAGAATGGAGGCAGCTCCAATGCGGCTACTTACGCCGATACAACCAAGTATTACTTTGACGTCGTTCCGGACAAACTTCCGGAAGCGTTGGACCGCTTTTCGCAGTTTTTCATAGCACCGCTATTCACGGAATCGGCAACCGAAAGGGAAATTAACGCCGTGCATTCGGAGCACGAAAAGAATCTCTCTACGGACGTTTGGCGGATACGACAAGTGAATAAGTCGCTGTGCGATCCGAAGCATCCGTACAATAAGTTCGGAACCGGAAGTAAAAAAACTTTGCTAGAGGATCCAAAATTGAACAACATCAACATCCGGGAGGAGTTGATGAAGTTCCACGCAAAGTGGTACTCGGCGAATATTATGAGTTTGGCCGTGTTCGGAAAGGAATCTCTTGATGAGCTAGAGGGTATGGTCGTGGGAATGTTTTCCGAAATTGAGAACAAAAATGTTACATCGCCGCAATGGAAGGATTTACCTTTCAGAGAGGATCAGTTGGCTACCAGAGCGATGATTGTTCCGGTGAAGGATTCAAGGTCGTTGACGATAACGTTCCAAACGGAGGACTTGGAGCGACATTACAGGGCAGGGCCTGAGCATTATGTTAGCCATTTAATCGGGCACGAGGGTGTTGGAAGCATTCTGTCGGAGCTGAAAGCTAAGGGGTGGTGCAATAATCTCGTTGGGGGTTACAGCACGGTCGGTCGCGGGTTTGGATTCTTCGAGGTGATGGTCGACCTAACGCAAGATGGTTTTGAACACGTTGACGATATTGTGAAGATTATTTTCCAATACATAAACATGCTGAAGAAGGAGGGACCGAAGAGatggattttcgaagaatactgTGATTTGTGTGAGATGCAGTTCCGATTCAAGGACAAGGAAAATCCACTGTCGTTGGTTTCAAGTGTGGTGCATTCGATGCAAAGCTATCCACTGAAGGAGGTTCTTGCGGCTCCGTATCTGATATCTGAGTGGCGTCCCGATTTAATCGAGGATCTGTGGAATAAGTTCTACCCAAAGAATGCCAGAATCACCGTTGTGGGACAGAAATGTGAGGCTAAAACAAACTGCGAGGAGGAATGGTACGGAACTAAGTACTGTACCGAAAAAATTGACGCAAGTGTGCTTGAG GAGTGGGCTAGGAATGATGTCAACAGTAATCTGCATCTGCCGGAACGTAATCCGTTCATTCCGACCAATTTCGACCTGATGCCCGTCGATGCGGATATCCAAAGCACCCCAGTCATCATCCATAATACTCCGATGATGCGCGTGTGGTTCAAACAGGATGTCGAATTCCTCAAGCCCAAAACACTGATGAGCTTGGACTTTTGTAGCCCGATCGTGTACTCGGATCCCCTCAATTGCAACCTGACGCATATGTTCGTTCAGCTGTTCAAAGACCATTTGAATGAGTATCTGTATGCGGCCGATTTGGCAGGGTTGCGGTTAATAGTGGCTAACACAACTTATGGCGTTAGC GTCTCCATCGGTGGATACAGTCACAAGCAGCATATTCTCCTGGAGAAGGTCCTGGAAGATATGTACAATTTCAAAATTGACGAGAAAAGATTCGACATACTTAAGGAGCAATATATACGGAATTTGAAGAATTACCAAGCCGATCAGCCTTACCAGCATGCTGTGTACTATTTGGCCCTTTTGCTCACCGAGCAAGCCTGGTCCAAACAGGAGTTGATCGATGCTTCAGAAT tgctTACCGTCGATCGGTTACGATGCTTCATAGATGAGTTGTTATCCAGAATGCATGTCGAGTGTTTTATTTACGGAAATGTGAACAAGGAAAAAGCTCTGGAGATTTCCGGCAAAGTTGAAGATAAGCTGAAAAATACGGATGCAAGTGTGCTGCCACTTTTAGCCCGACAGCTAATGCTGAAGCGAGAATACAAACTCAACAATG ATGAAAACACCCTATTCgaaataaataacgaattcCACAAGAGCTCTTGCGCTGAATTGTACCTGCAGTGTGGAATGCAGAGCGACCAGTCGAACGTGTACGTCGATCTAGTCACGCAAATCCTGAGCGAACCGTGCTACAACCAGCTGCGAACCAAAGAGCAGCTCGGCTACATCGTATTTTGCGGCTCACGCAAATCGAACGGTGTCCAGGGCATCCGCGTCATCGTCCAATCGGCCAACCATCCGGCGTTCGTCGAGGAGAGGATAGAGCACTTCCTGAACGGGATGGTCGACTATCTGGAGAAGATGACCGACGAGGAGTTCAAGCGGCACAAGGAGGCTCTGGCCGCCATGAAGCTAGAGAAGCCGAAGCGACTGTCGACGCAGTTTTCCAGGTTCTGGAACGAAATATCTCTGCAGCAGTATCACTTTAATCGGGCGCAGGTGGAGGTTGCGTTCCTGCAGACGCTCACCAAGCAGCAGATCGTCGATTATTATAAG
- the LOC134225049 gene encoding insulin-degrading enzyme isoform X2 yields the protein METTLANNAPLPKLSSIGTVAMGASKLTRFDNITKSQQDSRNYRGLQLENGLKVLLISDPSTDKSAAALSVEVGHLSDPDEIPGLAHFCEHMLFLGTKKYLNENDYMSFLSENGGSSNAATYADTTKYYFDVVPDKLPEALDRFSQFFIAPLFTESATEREINAVHSEHEKNLSTDVWRIRQVNKSLCDPKHPYNKFGTGSKKTLLEDPKLNNINIREELMKFHAKWYSANIMSLAVFGKESLDELEGMVVGMFSEIENKNVTSPQWKDLPFREDQLATRAMIVPVKDSRSLTITFQTEDLERHYRAGPEHYVSHLIGHEGVGSILSELKAKGWCNNLVGGYSTVGRGFGFFEVMVDLTQDGFEHVDDIVKIIFQYINMLKKEGPKRWIFEEYCDLCEMQFRFKDKENPLSLVSSVVHSMQSYPLKEVLAAPYLISEWRPDLIEDLWNKFYPKNARITVVGQKCEAKTNCEEEWYGTKYCTEKIDASVLEEWARNDVNSNLHLPERNPFIPTNFDLMPVDADIQSTPVIIHNTPMMRVWFKQDVEFLKPKTLMSLDFCSPIVYSDPLNCNLTHMFVQLFKDHLNEYLYAADLAGLRLIVANTTYGVSVSIGGYSHKQHILLEKVLEDMYNFKIDEKRFDILKEQYIRNLKNYQADQPYQHAVYYLALLLTEQAWSKQELIDASELLTVDRLRCFIDELLSRMHVECFIYGNVNKEKALEISGKVEDKLKNTDASVLPLLARQLMLKREYKLNNDENTLFEINNEFHKSSCAELYLQCGMQSDQSNVYVDLVTQILSEPCYNQLRTKEQLGYIVFCGSRKSNGVQGIRVIVQSANHPAFVEERIEHFLNGMVDYLEKMTDEEFKRHKEALAAMKLEKPKRLSTQFSRFWNEISLQQYHFNRAQVEVAFLQTLTKQQIVDYYKEYIVMGASQRRSLSIHVLSTAEGGAGHKEAPTDVAKQSSDDASAQKDFVKVSDLAGFKSTRALYPMVQPYIDIKPKGSKCKL from the exons ATGGAGACAACCCTGGCGAACAACGCACCACTGCCCAAGCTGTCGTCGATCGGGACAGTCGCGATGGGAGCGAGCAAGCTGACTCGATTTGACAACATAACCAAGTCGCAGCAGGACAGTCGCAACTACCGCGGTCTGCAGCTCGAGAATGGGCTGAAGGTCTTGTTGATTTCCGATCCATCTACGGACAAATCGGCCGCAGCGCTATCTGTGGAGGTTGGCCATCTGAGCGACCCGGACGAAATTCCCGGATTGGCCCATTTTTGCGAACACATGCTCTTTTTGGGGACGAAAAAGTATCTGAACGAGAACGATTACATGTCGTTTTTGTCGGAGAATGGAGGCAGCTCCAATGCGGCTACTTACGCCGATACAACCAAGTATTACTTTGACGTCGTTCCGGACAAACTTCCGGAAGCGTTGGACCGCTTTTCGCAGTTTTTCATAGCACCGCTATTCACGGAATCGGCAACCGAAAGGGAAATTAACGCCGTGCATTCGGAGCACGAAAAGAATCTCTCTACGGACGTTTGGCGGATACGACAAGTGAATAAGTCGCTGTGCGATCCGAAGCATCCGTACAATAAGTTCGGAACCGGAAGTAAAAAAACTTTGCTAGAGGATCCAAAATTGAACAACATCAACATCCGGGAGGAGTTGATGAAGTTCCACGCAAAGTGGTACTCGGCGAATATTATGAGTTTGGCCGTGTTCGGAAAGGAATCTCTTGATGAGCTAGAGGGTATGGTCGTGGGAATGTTTTCCGAAATTGAGAACAAAAATGTTACATCGCCGCAATGGAAGGATTTACCTTTCAGAGAGGATCAGTTGGCTACCAGAGCGATGATTGTTCCGGTGAAGGATTCAAGGTCGTTGACGATAACGTTCCAAACGGAGGACTTGGAGCGACATTACAGGGCAGGGCCTGAGCATTATGTTAGCCATTTAATCGGGCACGAGGGTGTTGGAAGCATTCTGTCGGAGCTGAAAGCTAAGGGGTGGTGCAATAATCTCGTTGGGGGTTACAGCACGGTCGGTCGCGGGTTTGGATTCTTCGAGGTGATGGTCGACCTAACGCAAGATGGTTTTGAACACGTTGACGATATTGTGAAGATTATTTTCCAATACATAAACATGCTGAAGAAGGAGGGACCGAAGAGatggattttcgaagaatactgTGATTTGTGTGAGATGCAGTTCCGATTCAAGGACAAGGAAAATCCACTGTCGTTGGTTTCAAGTGTGGTGCATTCGATGCAAAGCTATCCACTGAAGGAGGTTCTTGCGGCTCCGTATCTGATATCTGAGTGGCGTCCCGATTTAATCGAGGATCTGTGGAATAAGTTCTACCCAAAGAATGCCAGAATCACCGTTGTGGGACAGAAATGTGAGGCTAAAACAAACTGCGAGGAGGAATGGTACGGAACTAAGTACTGTACCGAAAAAATTGACGCAAGTGTGCTTGAG GAGTGGGCTAGGAATGATGTCAACAGTAATCTGCATCTGCCGGAACGTAATCCGTTCATTCCGACCAATTTCGACCTGATGCCCGTCGATGCGGATATCCAAAGCACCCCAGTCATCATCCATAATACTCCGATGATGCGCGTGTGGTTCAAACAGGATGTCGAATTCCTCAAGCCCAAAACACTGATGAGCTTGGACTTTTGTAGCCCGATCGTGTACTCGGATCCCCTCAATTGCAACCTGACGCATATGTTCGTTCAGCTGTTCAAAGACCATTTGAATGAGTATCTGTATGCGGCCGATTTGGCAGGGTTGCGGTTAATAGTGGCTAACACAACTTATGGCGTTAGC GTCTCCATCGGTGGATACAGTCACAAGCAGCATATTCTCCTGGAGAAGGTCCTGGAAGATATGTACAATTTCAAAATTGACGAGAAAAGATTCGACATACTTAAGGAGCAATATATACGGAATTTGAAGAATTACCAAGCCGATCAGCCTTACCAGCATGCTGTGTACTATTTGGCCCTTTTGCTCACCGAGCAAGCCTGGTCCAAACAGGAGTTGATCGATGCTTCAGAAT tgctTACCGTCGATCGGTTACGATGCTTCATAGATGAGTTGTTATCCAGAATGCATGTCGAGTGTTTTATTTACGGAAATGTGAACAAGGAAAAAGCTCTGGAGATTTCCGGCAAAGTTGAAGATAAGCTGAAAAATACGGATGCAAGTGTGCTGCCACTTTTAGCCCGACAGCTAATGCTGAAGCGAGAATACAAACTCAACAATG ATGAAAACACCCTATTCgaaataaataacgaattcCACAAGAGCTCTTGCGCTGAATTGTACCTGCAGTGTGGAATGCAGAGCGACCAGTCGAACGTGTACGTCGATCTAGTCACGCAAATCCTGAGCGAACCGTGCTACAACCAGCTGCGAACCAAAGAGCAGCTCGGCTACATCGTATTTTGCGGCTCACGCAAATCGAACGGTGTCCAGGGCATCCGCGTCATCGTCCAATCGGCCAACCATCCGGCGTTCGTCGAGGAGAGGATAGAGCACTTCCTGAACGGGATGGTCGACTATCTGGAGAAGATGACCGACGAGGAGTTCAAGCGGCACAAGGAGGCTCTGGCCGCCATGAAGCTAGAGAAGCCGAAGCGACTGTCGACGCAGTTTTCCAGGTTCTGGAACGAAATATCTCTGCAGCAGTATCACTTTAATCGGGCGCAGGTGGAGGTTGCGTTCCTGCAGACGCTCACCAAGCAGCAGATCGTCGATTATTATAAG